GCGCGGCGCCGGACGACGATGCCGCCGTCGGGCAGCTCGGCGACGTCCGCGGCCAGCGGCGGCGGCGTGAACAGCGTCGTCGTGACGCCGGCGCGGTCGAAGCGGATGAGGTCGCGCCGGCGCCCGAACCGGACGATTGCCCGGCCGTCGATAATCGAGACGTTCAGCCCGAACGCATTCGTCGGGGCGCGGTTCACGTTGGGCCCGAGGTCGAGCCACCGGCGCAGCGCGCCGTCGGCGGCATGCCATGCGATCTGTACGCGCGGACCCGCGTGGAGCACGACGGCGAACGCGCCGCCCGGTCCCATCGCCAGCAACGGCGCGCGGGCCGAGGCGATGCGCGTGTCGACGGGATGGACGCCGACGAGGCGGCCGTCCGGGCGAAACGCGCGGAGCTGCCAGTTGCCGGCGGTCGTCGGCTCGAGGACGCCCAGGTGGTCGCCGTCCGGGTAGCCCGCCAGCATCCCGGCGCCGGCGGCCAACCCTTCGACGGCCCAGAAGTCCGTTCGCCGGCCGTCGGGCGTCAGCTTGATCACCCCCCAGGCGGCTGTCGGGTCGAGCACGTACCGCGCGCCGGCGCCGTCGACGGCGATGCTGCCCGGCAGCGCCCGCCGGTTCGGCGCACCCAACGGGACCGTCGGCCCCGATCGCTCGATGCCCGGCCCGAAGCCCGTCAGCCCGTCCGGGCTGAACGCGACGATCCGTCCGCCCGGCCCGGGCGCCATCGCGAGCGGCAGCCCTCGGTCGTCCCCGTCGCCGCCCGGCACGTTCCAGGTGCGCTGGGTGTAGGCGCTGCCCGCCAGCGGATGCGCGGCGACGACGAGGCGGCCAGCCGTCTCGCGGAACGCGCCGACGACGCGCTGCGTGAACGGCTCGAACGTCACGACGGACGGCACGTTCCAGCCCAGCATCCCACCCCACACGATCCGGCCGTCCGGGTCGATCGCGCTCAACTGCGGCCGGTTGTAGCACGTCGCCACGATGTGGAGCACGCCGTTCGCCGCAAACCCGGCCCCAGGCACGCCCGTCGGCGCGCCGATGTTCGGGCAGAGGCTCGTCGCAGCGACGACCTCGGCGCCCGCCGACGGCGGGATCGGCCAGTCGCCGGACAGCGTGAACGTGGCCGCGGTGCGGGCGGCGGCGGCGGCGGCGCGGGCCGGCGAATCATCGTCGGCCGTGTGCAGGCCACCGGCTGCGGTGAGCGGGATGGCCGCCAGCGCCATGCCCACGGCGACGCACGCAGCGACGGCCACCGGCGAGGCGACGCGGGCGGCGGACGGGCGATGGCGGGCGGGACGGGTGGGCGCGGGTTGGGTAAGTGGATGCATCGCTGATCTGGTTTGGGCGCAGGAGGGAAGGTCGGCGAGCGGCAGCTCGGGCACACGATAGGCAGGACCGGAGCGCGACGCAACCGCGTGCCGAACTTGACCCTCGTCACCGGGCAGCCAAGACTTCGCGCCAGGCGCCGATTCCCCCCGGCAAGCCAACCTCACGAGGAGCCCCCGCATGATCGAGACCTCATACGGCCCCGTCGATCCCGTCCACTGCCATCCTTACATTCGCGCGGAGATCGACCTCCTCGCCGGCGCCGACCCCTTCGCCACCCAGCGCGCCCTGCCCGACCGCCTGTCCGCCGCGCTCGCCGGCCTGCCGGACGAGGCGATCGACTTCCGCCCCGGCCCGGCCGAGTGGTCGGCGCGCGAGGTGCTGGCCCACCTCGTCCACAGTGAGATCGTCTACGGCTACCGCTACCGCAGCATCGTCGCCGAGCCCGAAGCGCCGATCGCCGGCTACGACCAGGAGCGCTGGACGCCGCGCACGCCGGAGCGCCGCTGGGATGTCGCGACACTGCTCGAGCACCTCCGCGCGCTCAAGGCCGTCAACGTCGCGTTCCTGGAGCAGACGACACCCGACGAGCGCGCCCGCTGGGGCCTGCACAGCGAGCGGGGCAAGGAGAGCCTTGCGGCGTTGATCGGCGGCATCGCCGGGCACGATGTGATGCACGAGCGGCAGATCGACGCGAACATCGCGGCGTGGCGCATCACCCCAACGTCACCGCCGTCCCATACGCCAACACCTCCGTCGCCCCGTTCATGAACTCCGTCGCGTCATACCGCATGCCGATGATCGCGTGCGCACCGCGCTCGACGCCGTGGGCGACCATGAGCTCGAACGCCTCCTGACGCGCGGCCTCGCAAACGCGGGTGTACTCGATGATGTTGCCGCCGAACACGCTCCTGAGCCCGCCGACGAACGCCTGGCCGATGTTCGGCGTGCGCACGACGATCCCGCGGACGACGCCGAGATAGGCGGCGATCGGACGGTTGGCGACGTCGTTGCCGGTCGTGACGATGAGTTCCGTGGACATGGGGCAGGACTCCTTGGCTGCGCTCAGTCGGTCGATTCGTCGGTCGGTTCGTTGGTCGGCTCGTCCGCCAGGTCAGCGGTCGGGGACGGTGCGGGCGGCACGGCGGCGATGACGACGCCTTCGGCGGTTCCGCTGCCGAGCTCAGCCTGGGTCCAGGCGTCGTACAGGACGACCTGGACGGCGTAGTCGTCGCCGGCGGGGAGGCCGGGCGGGAGGCGGAGCCAGCGGCGGTCCTCGACGGGTTGGCCGGCGGGCCAGGCGGTCGGCGGGTTGAAGCCGTAGCCGGGGACCTTGTCGTCCTGGATCGGGCTCTGGTCGTCCGCGCCGAGGACGGGCTTGCCGCGGCGCATGAGGCGCACGGATGTCTTCAGGTCGGCGGTGAGCGCGCGCTTGGCGCGCCACGTGAGGCGCACGGTGAACGCGTCGGCCGCCTGCGTCCAACGCACCTCGTCCAAGGCGACGGTCTCGGTGTCCAGGACGGGGGCGGCGGGCGGGGTGGCCGTGCGCTGGGCGGCGCGGACATGGACCGGGCCGAGGTAGACGGCGTCCAACGGGTGGCCGCTCGCGTTCACGGCCCGCACGTTCCGGCCGTCGGCGTCGGCGACGGTGAGGCGGACGAACCAGGCGCCGGCCGGCAGCTCGGCCGGCAGAGGCAGCGACGCCGCCACGGTCCCGGTCAGCGGCTCGCGCGTCGTCGACCAGTCCTCCGGGACGCCCAGTTGCGCCTCGGCCGGGCTGACGAGCGCCAGCGTCAGCGTGTCGCTCGTGGCCGGCGTCGACCACTCGAGCGACACGGCCAGCGTGCTGCCGGCGTCGATCGGCACGCCCGGATCGTCGTTCCCCTCGAACCGCGCCGCTTCGAGCCGGCTCCGGCCGAACGGCAGCCCGCCGGGGTTGTAGTGCGGGTACGGCATCCGGGCCCAGTCGAGCGTCACCGGCCCGTACTTGCCGCCGACGGGCAGGGCGCGGGCGATCAGCACCGCGGCGCCGACGGCGACGGCAACCGCGGTGCCCCGCTGCCCGAGCCGCAGCCGCCCGGCGGACGAGAGCCACAGCGTGAGCATCAGCACCAGGGCCGCCAGCGAGATCACCTCCGACCACGCCCGAATCGGTGTCCGCTGAAGGGACACGTTCACAACGTGGCGGCCGGGCGGCACGTCGACCGTCAGCCAGCCGCTGCCGTCGAGCGCACGCGTCTCGCGCGGCGGATCGCCGTCGATCGTCGCCAGCCAGCCCGGGAACCACAGGAGCGGCAGGGCGATCGTGGCCTCGTCCGCGCCGGCGACATCGAGCTGCCACGTCTGGCTGGCGACGCCGTCGTGGACCAGCGCCGCACCCACCTCCTCGCCATCCATCGCCCGCGGCCCGACGCGCACGCCGGCCACGCTGTGGACGCTCGAGGCGGGCTGCGGGTTGACGGCCCACGGCAGGTACTCGGCGCGGACGGTGGAGCCGATGTTGCCGCTGAAGAGCTCGAAAGTGTGCAGATCGGCCACGGTCGGCTGGCCGATCGGCAGGACCTCGGGGTCAAGCGCGGCCATGCCGCTGGCGGCCAGCGCGACGGACGCCGCCAGCGCCGCGGCAAAGCGCCACTGCGCGCGCGGCGCCGGCAACGCGCCGAGCGCGCCGGCCAGCATTGCCAGCGCGAGCGCCTGCACGTTCAGCCAACGCCACGGGAACTGCGCCCAGGCCAGCGGCTCGATCATCGCCCACAGCGGCCACGACACGGCGGTCGTCAGAAGCGTCGCGGCCAGCGCGGCGCCGACCCAGAAGCGCACTGCACCCCGCCGTGCCGACCTCCGCCAGGCGACGGCCGCGCCGAGGATCGCCAGCGCCAACAGGACGATGCCCGTCGTCGCCGGAACGCCGGCGGCGGTGTCGTAGCGGACCCACGGGCGCGGATCGAACACCGCCGGGCCGGCGACGAGCGAGCGCAGCAGCCCGCGCGCACCGCCGACATCGCCCCGCTCGCCGATCCATGCGCTGAGGTCGACGAGCGCGAGGAAGTGGTTGCGGTAGCTGAAGTAGCCGCTCGTGTTGCCGGCCAGCTGGACGGCGTGCTGCTCGAACACGGCCGGCACCCAGAACCACGCCGCAACACCGGCGCCGAGCACACCCGCGCCGACGACCGCCCCGGCAGGCGACGTGACGGCGCGCACGACGCGCCAGACGCGCAGTTCGACGCCGGCCAACAGCCCATCCGCCCACATCACCCACCCCGTTGGTGGGGGCACGGCATGCCGTGCCCCTACCAACGTCCAAGGTTCATCGACGGCTTCGGGTGGGTCGTTCGCGTCGACTGCCGCCGCGGCGCCACCGCGCAACACGCGCCGCCCCCACCAGCGCCAGACCGTGAACGCGACCACCAGCGGCGCAAACAGCAGCGCCGAGACGTTGTGGGCCAGCGGCAGCAGCGCCGTGACGAGCGCCAGGCGGGCCACGGAGCGGGCCGACGGCCGCAGGATGGCGCCGTCGATCGCCACGAGGAGCCACGGCGCGACGGCATACGCGGCCAGCTCGGCCAGGGCGTCGCCGCGGACGTACACGTTCAGGAGGTGGTAGGGCGCAAACGTGTAGGCGGCCGCGGCCACGACG
Above is a window of Candidatus Avedoeria danica DNA encoding:
- a CDS encoding YbjQ family protein, which codes for MSTELIVTTGNDVANRPIAAYLGVVRGIVVRTPNIGQAFVGGLRSVFGGNIIEYTRVCEAARQEAFELMVAHGVERGAHAIIGMRYDATEFMNGATEVLAYGTAVTLG
- a CDS encoding DinB family protein; its protein translation is MIETSYGPVDPVHCHPYIRAEIDLLAGADPFATQRALPDRLSAALAGLPDEAIDFRPGPAEWSAREVLAHLVHSEIVYGYRYRSIVAEPEAPIAGYDQERWTPRTPERRWDVATLLEHLRALKAVNVAFLEQTTPDERARWGLHSERGKESLAALIGGIAGHDVMHERQIDANIAAWRITPTSPPSHTPTPPSPRS